GGCCTTTCTTTGAGATCAGCACCCGCTGGCCGACGTGACGCCAGTAGTGATTGATCGACGGTGGATAGGGCAGGTTCAGCTTTAGCATGGTTGGCATGACAGGGTGACGAGCGAACAAAAAACGCTCGGCCGGCAATCCGTGCCGGTCGAGCGTCGGTCTTGGAAGCGATCCAATAGAGGCCGCGGCTATCGCTTCCAAGGGGCCTCCGTGCCGCTGATCTTGGCGGCTGGTTTCGTCTCCGCGGTCGCGCCGACCTTCGAATACCCCTTCACTTCGTTCTGCAACTCGCCAGTGTCGTTGCGTCGCTTCACTCGCACGTGAATCACACACGGCAAGTTATGTAGGTCGGCCGAGTCGGTAGGCATCAAGACGCCGACCGACCGACAGATCGCAGACAACTCCCGCCGGGCGATTTCCACCGCGGTCGCGTTGGGGTTGTCGAGGTTGAGTCGCACCCAGAGAAGACGGTTTGCGTACTCACCCTCCACGATCTGAAACGTCAATTGAAGGTAGTTACCGGTCCCCGCTTTGGTCGGCTTCAGTTCGCTGTCAGTGATGACGGCCACGTATTTGCCGGCGGGGATCGGTTCGAGATCGTCGGCAGGTTCGACGGTGTTGGCATCAAAGCCTTGCAGGTTTGCCATTGTGAGTCTGTAGTCCTTAGTCTGGAGTCTGTGGATGGAAGAGTGGGGGAGTCGTTTAGTTAGCCGACATGGCGGTGACGAAAGCGTCCCAGGAGAGCGGCAATTCTTCGGCGATGCCGTAACGGTTTTTGGCGACACAGGTTGGCGATCCGTACGCCCGAATCACTCGTTCGCCGCCTTCTTTGCCGATGGCATGAGCGATCGTGCGTTTACGGTTGAAACCGCCGTCTTCGCTCTGCGTTCGCATTTTGCGAGTCGCAAACAAAACGGCGTCGCACCACTCCTTCACGAGTGCGGCAGCATGCTTGTGCAACCGCGGCGAGTAGCGGTCGTACGGCGATGACTCAGGGTCCTCGAACCGTTCGACCTTGGAGTGAGCGATCATCACGATCACCATGCCTCGCGAACGCAGCACGCCAAGCTGATCGAGCACTTCACGCCACAGAGAGAGGGCGTGCATGTAACCGCGAGCGTACCCGCCGTCGACCTTCTCGATCGACTCGACGGCATACTGTTGGCACAGTTTGTCCCAGACGAGACGCTCTAGCCAATCGAGAGAGTCAATCACGACAGACTCGTAGTCGTGCTTCTCGCCCACAAGCGTTTTTAGTGCAGCGATGACGTCATCGAACTTGGTCGCAAGTGGGAAACGATCACAGTCGATTTCATCCAGACCGTCTTCCGTTTGAATAAAGATCGGCTTTGGAGCTTCGCTGCCAAACGTTGACTTACCGATGCCTTCGACCCCGTACAGTAAGACACGTGGCGGCTTCGATTGACGGCCAGATTGGATGGTTTCAAGTAAGTTGGTCATTGAGTGGACAATTCCTTCGTTGGCTGGTTAACGGAATGATTTAGAGAGACGTGATCGCTTCGACATCGAAATTGCCATCGCGATCGCTGGTGACGATGTAGTGCTTGAAGTCAACTTGGACGACAAAACGCTGTCCGCTGCCGAGGTGCTTTCGGAGCGATTTGCAAGCTCCCGTGAAATCACGGGAGGCTTCGTTAAAACGTTCGGCCGATCTCAGGTAGCGACCAACCGCGAGAGAAATGGCGACGCGGCGTTCAATGTCGAGTGAAACGGTGGGCATGGGGAACCTGGAGCTGAGAGGTAAGGGCGGTCGTTTGATTCGCGGTTTCCCGCTACCTCTAGACCTTCCAACTCAGCGTCCCAAAAGGCGAAGCCGTGCCGAAAAAAGTTCAAACGATATAGTCTCGAAGTCCTTCTTCCTGGAAAATCTCAGCGATTTTCGGCAGCCAAGACTTCAGCGTTGAACGCGGCACATTCATGATCCGAGAGCATTCGGCAACCGAATGATTCAAACGCAGCTTCATGAACCGTTGCCATTCATCGGGCAACTTCGCAATGACCACCGACAGATCGTTTCGCATATCCACCAAATCAGTCTCGGATAACTCCGCGGTTTCCAACCGGCGACGACGATCGTCATCACTGACGCACTGAAGGAGCTCGCGATATTCGCCACCGCTTTCAATCATCACGTTCAGCGATGACGTTCCAAGGTCGGCTCGTGTTTTCCAACGGCGAAACTTCAACAGGTGGCTGGCCTGACGATCCACGATCATCGTGATGTAGGGATTCCGATGGCCAACGTCATCGTCGTGCAATCGCATCGCTTCTTCGAGACGGGTCTGCAGTTCTTGGTGAATGTCCTCGGCTTCGTGCTGCGCGAATTCTGGGTACGTCAACAGTTGCCGGACCTTGCGGCGAATTACCGTCTGCGTAAACGCGTCGTCGGCAAGAGATTGACAGTGGGCATTCGGATCCGCATCCACGCGGCAAGCAGGCGAGGTTGCAAATTGGCTTGGGAAGGGGAAAGACATGTTCGCTCCGTCGGCGGGCGGTGTTGAAAAGGCCGCATCACGGCAGCGGCCACACCCACCGACGAAGTTGCACGAAATCGAACTATGAAATTTTCATTGGTTCGTTTCGCCCCGCCCAACGCCGCATTTACGTCTCCAAATTTCCTCAGTTTCAGTTACACCAAATCGGACTAACTGAAACTGCAACAGCGACGATCCCTCCCGCAGAGCGGCGGTCTGAAAAGATTTTCCTGGCGTTTGGACCAACCGTGTCACGCGCACTGATGACTCTGGACGGAATGCGTTCCTCACCTTCCTCGTTCATTTGGGAGTCGCATCATGAAGACGACCTACAACTGTAAAACCGCCATACCGATGTCCACCTCATCTGTCAGCGCGAATTCAAATTTTAAGTCGTTGTGATTTAGCGACTTGCGACATTGCTAGCAAAATCGCACTAGACGGCATGATCCGGATGACTAGATTTACATTAGCACGAAACAACGTCTATCAGCGCTAATTCGAGCCGCAGGAACACGACCGCCAAGGAAGCCCGATCATGAAGCCAACCAAGCCTAGCCGAGGACGACCACGCCAGAACGAAATCACCGAAGGTCAAATGCGAGCACTCGACGAACTGTCCGCCGCTATTGACCGCAATGGCATCGCACCAACGATGACCGAACTCGGTGAGAAGCTTGGCATTACCGCCGCCAGCACCCATCAACTGGTTTTGCAACTTGAACGCAAAGGCTACGTCCGCCGACAACCGCGAAAGGCTCGCAGCCTTCGCGTCGTTCGCCGGCCAAGTCAGTCAATCGAGTCGATGGTCAGTGTGCCGCTGGTCGGGGTGGTCAAAGCCGGCCCAGCAATGTTGGCTGAAGAAAATCGAATGGGCGAAATCATGGTTGCGTCGGACTTGGTAGCTCGCGGGCAATGTTTTGCTCTGACGATTAGCGGCGACAGTATGAAGGATGCGGATATGCGAGACGGGGATGTCGTCATCGTTCGCCGACAATTGATTGCCGAAAGCGGTGAGATTGTTGTCGCGATGATCGATGACGAAGCAACCGTCAAACGACTGGAAACTAACGATGGATCGATTCGCTTGCTGCCCGAAAATCGGAAATACA
This genomic stretch from Novipirellula caenicola harbors:
- a CDS encoding DUF669 domain-containing protein; protein product: MANLQGFDANTVEPADDLEPIPAGKYVAVITDSELKPTKAGTGNYLQLTFQIVEGEYANRLLWVRLNLDNPNATAVEIARRELSAICRSVGVLMPTDSADLHNLPCVIHVRVKRRNDTGELQNEVKGYSKVGATAETKPAAKISGTEAPWKR
- a CDS encoding ATP-binding protein — translated: MTNLLETIQSGRQSKPPRVLLYGVEGIGKSTFGSEAPKPIFIQTEDGLDEIDCDRFPLATKFDDVIAALKTLVGEKHDYESVVIDSLDWLERLVWDKLCQQYAVESIEKVDGGYARGYMHALSLWREVLDQLGVLRSRGMVIVMIAHSKVERFEDPESSPYDRYSPRLHKHAAALVKEWCDAVLFATRKMRTQSEDGGFNRKRTIAHAIGKEGGERVIRAYGSPTCVAKNRYGIAEELPLSWDAFVTAMSAN
- the lexA gene encoding transcriptional repressor LexA; amino-acid sequence: MKPTKPSRGRPRQNEITEGQMRALDELSAAIDRNGIAPTMTELGEKLGITAASTHQLVLQLERKGYVRRQPRKARSLRVVRRPSQSIESMVSVPLVGVVKAGPAMLAEENRMGEIMVASDLVARGQCFALTISGDSMKDADMRDGDVVIVRRQLIAESGEIVVAMIDDEATVKRLETNDGSIRLLPENRKYKPIVVQPDSDFRVLGKVIGVSRKYER